In one Deltaproteobacteria bacterium genomic region, the following are encoded:
- a CDS encoding CvpA family protein — protein MPYIDLVILVVVAIFAGKGYVKGFFNEFLTFLGFIVAIFLSTNLYGPIGSWFSKMLGVNAGLGRFAAFLLLFLVTTFGFASVGVMLSKGAKKLDLTGANRALGAAFGGAKGFLGVGVILAVIVKGAVSPKVAAGVKGSFLAPFATAFFQKLMDVIQL, from the coding sequence ATGCCGTATATCGACCTGGTCATTCTGGTCGTCGTCGCGATTTTTGCCGGTAAGGGATACGTCAAGGGATTCTTCAACGAGTTCCTGACCTTTCTCGGCTTCATCGTCGCGATTTTTCTGTCGACCAACCTGTACGGTCCGATCGGATCGTGGTTCTCGAAGATGCTGGGCGTGAACGCGGGGCTGGGACGTTTCGCGGCCTTTCTGCTGCTCTTCCTGGTGACGACCTTCGGCTTCGCGTCGGTCGGCGTCATGCTGTCGAAGGGTGCGAAGAAACTCGACCTGACCGGCGCGAACCGCGCGCTGGGCGCCGCGTTCGGCGGCGCGAAGGGTTTTCTGGGCGTGGGTGTGATTCTGGCGGTGATCGTCAAGGGCGCGGTGTCGCCCAAGGTCGCCGCGGGCGTGAAAGGGTCGTTCCTCGCGCCCTTCGCAACGGCGTTCTTTCAGAAACTGATGGACGTGATCCAGCTCTAA
- a CDS encoding GatB/YqeY domain-containing protein: MTDWLARVNQDLIAAMKSHETVRVSVLRMVKSDLNKVKIEKGDLSEQDALSVLKRAVSQRRDSIEAYRKAGREDLAATEAAEIAVLDAYMPKELTDEELVSLVDEAVRETGATSPRDMGKVMKAVIAKAAGAADGKRIKEQVEKALARL; encoded by the coding sequence GTGACCGATTGGCTCGCACGGGTGAATCAGGATCTGATTGCCGCGATGAAAAGCCACGAGACCGTTCGGGTCTCGGTTCTGCGCATGGTCAAGTCCGATCTGAACAAGGTGAAGATCGAAAAGGGCGACCTGTCCGAACAGGACGCCCTTTCCGTTTTGAAGCGGGCCGTCAGCCAGCGCAGGGATTCGATCGAGGCGTATCGCAAGGCGGGTCGCGAGGATCTGGCCGCGACCGAAGCCGCCGAGATCGCGGTGCTCGATGCCTACATGCCGAAAGAACTGACGGACGAAGAACTGGTGTCGCTGGTGGACGAGGCGGTTCGCGAGACGGGTGCGACGTCGCCGCGCGACATGGGCAAGGTGATGAAGGCGGTGATCGCGAAAGCGGCGGGAGCCGCGGACGGGAAGCGGATCAAGGAGCAGGTTGAAAAAGCTCTGGCCCGCCTGTAG